The Kitasatospora sp. NBC_00374 genome has a segment encoding these proteins:
- a CDS encoding ferredoxin, translated as MSAAEPLVVTVDRTRCVGTGLCAATAPDDLALGPDGRALARQGTAAVLSEELAEAAEMCPVEAITVLRPATGEQVAPAF; from the coding sequence GTGAGCGCCGCCGAGCCGCTGGTGGTCACGGTGGACCGGACGCGGTGCGTCGGCACCGGCCTGTGCGCCGCCACCGCCCCGGACGACCTCGCGCTCGGCCCGGACGGCCGGGCGCTGGCCCGGCAGGGCACGGCCGCCGTGCTCTCCGAGGAACTGGCCGAGGCCGCCGAGATGTGCCCGGTGGAGGCGATCACCGTGCTGCGGCCGGCCACCGGCGAGCAGGTCGCCCCGGCGTTCTGA
- a CDS encoding cytochrome P450, translated as MTTEHRQAPEAPLVPLHCLRHAEPGPPRLAALPTGTPVWLCTRHADVRQVLTDPRIGRAPLYAPDAPPITVIPNILDDPDSMLNSDGPEHQRVRRTVQRAFTPRAIGRWRPWVAAAVEELIDRLEDAGSPAEIIGSYSRPLPVAVISRLMDLDGLDLERLGHWSDHALSATAYSAEEIATAMREFGQFGYQLVTARRKEPGDDLVSSLVRAADQTGGVTEEQLTSLVCGLVVAGHETTMTTLGNALVYLLGEDRTAWQRIGADPEAVTLATEQILRTIPLGDADTSPGLLRRTLAEVEIGGVTIPAGAVVAADATAANHDPAVYPAGTADLFAPVGTPSLTFGAGPHHCLGAWLARMELELALHTLARRLPGLRLAEPVEAIRWRQGLLTRSPLALEVAW; from the coding sequence ATGACCACCGAGCACCGCCAGGCACCCGAGGCACCGCTCGTCCCGCTGCACTGCCTGCGCCACGCCGAACCCGGCCCGCCCCGGCTGGCGGCTCTCCCGACCGGCACCCCGGTCTGGCTGTGCACCCGGCACGCCGACGTCCGCCAGGTGCTCACCGACCCGCGGATCGGCCGCGCACCGCTCTACGCCCCGGACGCGCCGCCAATCACGGTGATCCCGAACATCCTCGACGATCCCGACTCCATGCTGAACAGCGACGGCCCGGAGCACCAGAGAGTGCGCCGCACCGTCCAGCGGGCCTTCACCCCGCGCGCCATCGGCCGCTGGCGGCCCTGGGTCGCCGCGGCGGTCGAGGAGCTGATCGACCGGCTGGAGGACGCCGGCTCCCCCGCCGAGATCATCGGCTCCTACAGCCGTCCGCTGCCGGTCGCCGTGATCAGCCGTCTGATGGACCTCGACGGTCTGGACCTGGAACGGCTCGGCCACTGGAGCGACCACGCGCTCTCCGCCACCGCGTACTCCGCCGAGGAGATCGCCACCGCGATGCGGGAGTTCGGGCAGTTCGGCTACCAGCTGGTCACCGCGCGCCGCAAGGAGCCCGGCGACGACCTGGTCAGCAGTCTGGTCCGGGCCGCCGACCAGACCGGCGGGGTGACCGAGGAGCAGCTCACCTCGCTGGTCTGCGGCCTGGTGGTCGCCGGGCACGAGACCACGATGACCACGCTCGGCAACGCCCTGGTCTACCTGCTCGGCGAGGACCGCACCGCCTGGCAGCGGATCGGCGCCGACCCGGAGGCCGTCACGCTGGCCACCGAGCAGATCCTGCGGACCATCCCGCTCGGGGACGCCGACACCTCCCCCGGGCTGCTGCGCCGCACCCTGGCGGAGGTCGAGATCGGCGGGGTGACCATCCCGGCGGGCGCCGTGGTGGCCGCGGACGCCACCGCCGCCAACCACGACCCGGCCGTCTACCCGGCGGGCACCGCCGACCTGTTCGCCCCGGTCGGCACCCCGAGCCTGACCTTCGGGGCCGGCCCGCACCACTGCCTGGGCGCCTGGCTGGCCCGGATGGAGCTGGAGCTCGCCCTGCACACGCTGGCCCGCCGGCTGCCCGGGCTGCGGCTGGCCGAGCCGGTCGAGGCGATCCGCTGGCGCCAGGGCCTACTCACCCGCAGCCCGCTGGCGCTGGAGGTCGCCTGGTGA